The proteins below are encoded in one region of Garra rufa chromosome 12, GarRuf1.0, whole genome shotgun sequence:
- the LOC141347210 gene encoding uncharacterized protein: MVVLSARPKERRLTEGIRSNLYKAACNMTCGQPDMSVLRHVITTMGISGDVPLVDSAFGKVQEGSLLSYQLPAWSPPKTCPHTTAPPRPSLPLDGYRLGPLECCFVFTHHQQMHMASLATTDVMAHQIEAGTRQQSTMNEWHSLRKPRVTSSRFREVCHVRGQSSAASLAVRILRSSYQSAEMKRGLQMEPKAIEEYCCIKEVNHYPCGFIIHPDAPWLGSSPDGLVYDPKADPVFGLVEVKCPNVKSYVDCAYLRVSSGVLELKQSHSYYWQVQGQLLISGLKWCDFVVYTEDDMFMQRIYRDEGVIKTIKEKVDHFYFYFYLPAFLA; encoded by the exons ATGGTGGTGTTATCAGCTAGACCCAAGGAGAGAAGGTTGACAGAAGGCATAAG GAGCAACCTGTATAAAGCTGCCTGTAACATGACCTGTGGCCAACCAGACATGTCAGTTCTGCGGCATGTCATAACGACCATGGGGATTTCAGGGGATGTGCCTTTAGTGGACAGTGCTTTTGGAAAAGTACAAGAAGGGAGTTTACTCTCCTATCAACTTCCTGCCTGGAGCCCACCAAAGACCTGTCCACATACCACCGCACCACCACGACCATCCTTACCCCTCGATGGCTACCGTCTTGGTCCCTTGGAGTGCTGTTTTGTGTTTACTCACCATCAGCAGATGCACATGGCTTCTTTAGCAACAACAGATGTCATGGCACACCAAATTGAGGCTGGCACAAGACAACAAAGCACAATGAATGAATGGCATTCATTAAGAAAGCCACGAGTTACTTCTTCTAGATTCAG AGAAGTTTGCCACGTAAGAGGGCAGTCCTCGGCAGCGAGCCTAGCAGTGAGAATTTTGCGATCAAGCTATCAGTCTGCAGAAATGAAGAGGGGCCTTCAGATGGAGCCCAAAGCTATTGAAGAGTACTGCTGCATTAAGGAGGTAAATCACTACCCTTGTGGTTTTATCATCCACCCCGATGCACCTTGGCTCGGCTCATCACCAGATGGGTTAGTGTATGACCCTAAAGCTGATCCTGTGTTTGGACTGGTGGAAGTGAAATGCCCAAATGTGAAAAGCTATGTGGACTGTGCCTACCTTAGAGTCTCGAGTGGAGTGCTAGAGCTCAAACAGTCTCATTCTTACTACTGGCAGGTTCAGGGCCAACTACTCATTTCCGGGTTAAAGTGGTGTGATTTCGTTGTGTATACAGAAGACGACATGTTCATGCAAAGAATATACAGAGATGAGGGAGTCATTAAAACAATCAAGGAAAAGGTTGATCACTTCTACTTTTACTTTTATCTTCCAGCATTTTTAGCTTAA
- the LOC141347683 gene encoding uncharacterized protein gives MAFIKEESEDMKIEETFRVKHEDTEEQTDLRELKEESQILNEMEEKDHDFINEEKSFSCSQIEKKRKRTQKTRSYFTCQQSGKCYHQKQHFEDHMSIHTEQPYTCPQCGKKFNYKVRFEEHLRVHTGEKPFTCQQCGRSFNQKGSLNRHMRVHSGEKPYTCQQCGRGFNQKGKLHCHMRVHTGESLFTCQQCGISFTQKESFIRHMRIHNGDQSYSCDQCGMSFDQHENLEVHKRTHREKPYTCSECGKSFGQKHNFKDHTRTHSGEQPYTCPQCGKRFNYKQSLEDHIRVHTGEKPFTCQQCGRSFNLKGTLNRHMRVHSGEKPFICGHCGKSFRCKESLQYHMRFHT, from the exons atggcatttattaaagaggagagtgaagacatgaagattgaagaaacattcagagtcaaacatgaagatactgaggaacaaacag acctgagggaactgaaagaggagagtcaaatactaaatgaaatggaagagaaagatcatgatttcataaatgaagaaaaatcttttagttgttcacagattGAGAAGAAAAGGAAAAGGACTCAAAAGACTAGAAGTTATTTCACCTGTCAACAGTCTGGAAaatgttaccatcaaaaacaacactttgaagaccatatgagtattcacactgagcaaccctacacatgccctcagtgcggaaagaagtTTAATTATAAAGTACGCTTTGAAGAACActtaagagttcacactggagagaagcctttcacctgccagcaatgtggaagaagtttcaaccaaaaaggatcccttaacagacacatgagagttcactctggagagaagccttacacctgccaacagtgtggaagaggTTTTAACCAGAAAGGAAAGCTTCAttgccacatgagagttcacactggagaaagccttttcacctgccaacagtgtggaataagtttcactcaaaaagaaagctttatcagacacatgagaattcacaatggagatcagtcttactcgtgtgatcagtgtggaatgagttttgatcaacatgaaaacctagaagtccacaagagaactcacagagagaaaccctacacatgctctgagtgtggaaagagttttggtcAAAAACATAACTTTAAAGACCACACGAGAACtcactctggagagcaaccctacacatgccctcagtgtggaaagaggttTAATTATAAACAAAGCCTTGAAGatcacataagagttcacactggagagaaacctttcacctgccagcaatgtggaagaagtttcaacttaaaaggaactcttaacagacacatgagagttcactctggagagaaaccatttatatgtggtcactgcggTAAGAGTTTCAGATGTAAAGAATCACTTCaataccacatgaggtttcacacataA